One Chlamydiota bacterium genomic window, CATATCCGCTAAAATTGCGATAGGCTGGGGCTCTACGGCCGTCATCACGGTTTCCCCTTCCTGAGCAGGAACTCTGACAACCCGTCCATCTATGGGAGCTTTTAAAAAAACCTTGCTTAAATTTGCCCTGGCGACCTGAAGCTCTCCCTCCTTCACTTTCAAAAGGGCCCTTGAACTTGCCCGTTTTCCAGAAGCCTGATCGAATTCAATTTTGGCCTGTTCCAAATCCTCCTGACTCACAACAGTTCCCAATTGTTCCCGACGCGCCAACCGATCCTTCATGTACGTCTCCTCTGTCTCAAGGAGTTGAATATTGGCCTGGCTTTCCTCAACGGCAGCGGTTGCAACCTCCACTTGTGCCTCTAAATCATCATGTACTAATTCTGAAATAAGCTGGCCGGCTTTCACCTCATCTCTCTCTTTGACATAAATTTTCTGAATCGTTCCGGGCCGGTCAAAAGAAAGCTGAATTTCTTGGGAAACCGATTCCACTTTTCCTGGGATGACCATACTCATATTTAAAGGAGGTTTGATCATCTGATCTTTTTCAAGTTTCGCTTTCGGCCAGAGAAAATAGAGTAACGTCCCAAAGAGGAGTCCAACCGCCCAGAACCAGGGCTTCTTAAAATTTTTTGAGTCCATTAAGTTTCCTTTCAACCATTCACCATCTGTCCATCCTGAATTTTGATAATGTGATCTGCAAATTTTTCTAATCTCAAATCATGTGTCACCACCACCAAGGCATGCCCTTCTTGAGTGGTCAATTCATCCAAAAGCTCCATGACTTCCATGGCCGTATGCGTATCCAAAGCCCCCGTAGGTTCATCCGCCAAAAGGATGGGGGGATTACCAGCCAAGGCCCGAGCAATGGCAACCCTTTGTTTTTCCCCTCCGGAAAGATGATTCGACATGGCTTTTTTTCGATGCGCCACATGAACACGTTCTAGAAGATGCTCTGCTTCCTTAAAGGAATCTGCTTTAGCCCCTTTTTTTAATTGCAATATCAACGCCACATTCTCAAGGGCATTCAATGCATCAAAAAGATGAGGGTCCTGAAAAACAAAACCAAAATA contains:
- a CDS encoding ABC transporter ATP-binding protein: MRPLIRFEKVSKTYGSDEAVVHALRQITFTLMPGERVLIVGPSGSGKTTFLSILGCLLRASSGQIHVGDQDITKNSEKDLALIRAFYFGFVFQDPHLFDALNALENVALILQLKKGAKADSFKEAEHLLERVHVAHRKKAMSNHLSGGEKQRVAIARALAGNPPILLADEPTGALDTHTAMEVMELLDELTTQEGHALVVVTHDLRLEKFADHIIKIQDGQMVNG
- a CDS encoding HlyD family efflux transporter periplasmic adaptor subunit, with translation MDSKNFKKPWFWAVGLLFGTLLYFLWPKAKLEKDQMIKPPLNMSMVIPGKVESVSQEIQLSFDRPGTIQKIYVKERDEVKAGQLISELVHDDLEAQVEVATAAVEESQANIQLLETEETYMKDRLARREQLGTVVSQEDLEQAKIEFDQASGKRASSRALLKVKEGELQVARANLSKVFLKAPIDGRVVRVPAQEGETVMTAVEPQPIAILADMQHLRIRAEVDEARIREVKVGAKAWVSAEAFSHERVPATVIQILDIMGQNKIQSEDPKAKEDTSVLEVMLDVEKKEFLKLGLRVDVT